The following coding sequences are from one Zalophus californianus isolate mZalCal1 chromosome 5, mZalCal1.pri.v2, whole genome shotgun sequence window:
- the LOC113928402 gene encoding coiled-coil domain-containing protein 24-like — translation MRAGEPSSQRDLSVIKDQLYVSSIDQVAGHLRSLLEGECHTLERMIPTLQRCLEEEYTGAPRPSEATLEPTLAELKEQKAAMRQELQAPLRPSCVSSSHRQQPMGSSSQGPGGGWPCPRGAAGGWAGPRRGCLPAPPPEHCPGDLTATCCGRRRLQCSTGKRPASTPVSSAAPHVPT, via the coding sequence ATGAGAGCTGGTGAACCCAGCAGTCAGAGGGACCTCAGCGTCATCAAGGACCAACTATATGTGTCCAGCATCGACCAGGTTGCTGGACATCTGCGGAGCCTCCTGGAGGGAGAGTGTCACACCTTGGAGAGGATGATCCCCACCCTGCAGCGCTGCCTGGAAGAGGAATATACAGGGGCACCCCGGCCCTCCGAGGCAACCCTAGAGCCCACCCTGGCAGAGCTGAAGGAACAGAAGGCGGCCATGCGACAGGAGCTGCAGGCCCCTCTGAGGCCATCCTGTGTCTCCTCCAGCCACAGGCAGCAGCCCATGGGCTCCTCCAGCCAGGGTCCCGGAGGAGGCTGGCCTTGCCCCCGTGGGGCTGCAGGAGGCTGGGCGGGGCCCCGCCGCggctgcctgcctgcccctccaccGGAGCACTGCCCCGGAGACCTGACTGCCACCTGCTGCGGGCGACGGAGGCTTCAGTGCAGCACGGGGAAAAGGCCTGCGTCTACTCCAGTGTCCAGCGCGGCACCCCACGTCCCCACCTGA